One part of the Brachyspira sp. SAP_772 genome encodes these proteins:
- a CDS encoding enoyl-CoA hydratase-related protein: protein MDFVKYEEKGMVGIITISREKALNALNSQVLDELDKTLDAVDINNIRCLILTGAGEKSFVAGADISEMSKASKSEGEAFGKKGNDVFRKIETFPLPVIAAINGFALGGGCEIAMSCDIRICSDNAVFGQPEVGLGITPGFGGSQRLPRLVGPGMAKQLIYSGKNIKADEAYRIGLVNAVYTQSELMPQAEKLAQTIANNAPIAVRNSKRAINRGLDVEMDMAIIIEEKLFGDCFESEDQREGMAAFLEKRKVEKFVNR, encoded by the coding sequence ATGGATTTTGTAAAGTATGAAGAGAAGGGTATGGTTGGTATTATCACTATTAGCAGAGAGAAAGCTCTTAATGCCCTTAACTCTCAGGTTTTAGATGAACTTGACAAAACTTTAGATGCTGTTGATATAAATAATATCAGATGTTTAATATTAACTGGTGCGGGAGAGAAATCTTTTGTTGCTGGTGCGGATATATCTGAGATGAGTAAGGCAAGCAAATCAGAGGGGGAAGCTTTTGGTAAGAAGGGTAATGATGTATTTAGAAAGATAGAAACTTTTCCTTTACCTGTTATTGCTGCTATTAATGGTTTTGCTTTGGGCGGCGGTTGTGAAATAGCTATGAGTTGTGATATACGTATTTGTTCTGATAATGCTGTATTTGGTCAGCCTGAAGTTGGACTTGGTATTACTCCCGGTTTTGGAGGTAGTCAAAGACTTCCTAGATTGGTGGGACCCGGTATGGCTAAACAGCTTATATATTCTGGTAAAAACATTAAGGCTGATGAGGCTTATAGGATTGGTTTGGTTAATGCTGTTTATACTCAATCTGAACTTATGCCTCAGGCTGAGAAATTAGCTCAAACTATTGCTAACAATGCTCCTATTGCTGTTCGCAATTCTAAAAGGGCTATTAATAGAGGACTTGATGTTGAGATGGATATGGCTATTATTATAGAAGAAAAGTTATTTGGGGATTGTTTTGAAAGCGAAGACCAAAGAGAAGGTATGGCTGCTTTCTTAGAAAAGAGAAAAGTTGAAAAATTTGTTAATAGATAA
- a CDS encoding 3-hydroxyacyl-CoA dehydrogenase family protein, which translates to MKVGVIGAGAMGSGIAQAFAQTEGYEVCLCDIKEEFAASGKARIAKSFDGRIAKGKMEKADAEKILSKISIGLKDICKDCDLIVEAAFENMEVKKTTFKELHEICKPDCIFSSNTSSLSITEIGAGIGRPVVGMHFFNPAPVMKLVEVISGINTPRDVVERIIKISEEIGKTPVEVNETAGFVVNRILVPMINEAIDLYSMGVASVEGIDNAMKLGANHPMGPLALGDLIGLDIVLAIMEVLQRETGDPKYRPSALLKKMVRGGLLGQKTGKGFYEYSK; encoded by the coding sequence ATGAAAGTTGGTGTTATTGGTGCTGGAGCTATGGGTTCTGGTATTGCTCAAGCTTTTGCTCAAACTGAAGGTTATGAAGTTTGTTTATGTGATATTAAAGAAGAATTTGCTGCTAGCGGTAAGGCTAGAATTGCTAAAAGTTTTGACGGAAGAATTGCTAAAGGTAAAATGGAGAAGGCTGATGCTGAGAAAATTTTATCTAAAATATCTATTGGTTTAAAAGATATTTGTAAAGATTGTGATTTAATTGTTGAGGCTGCTTTTGAAAATATGGAAGTTAAAAAAACTACTTTCAAAGAATTACATGAAATTTGTAAGCCTGATTGTATATTCTCTTCTAATACTTCTTCACTTTCTATTACTGAAATAGGTGCTGGTATTGGAAGACCTGTTGTTGGTATGCACTTCTTTAACCCTGCTCCTGTTATGAAATTGGTTGAAGTTATTTCTGGTATTAACACTCCTAGAGATGTTGTTGAAAGAATTATCAAAATATCTGAAGAGATTGGCAAAACACCTGTTGAAGTTAATGAGACAGCTGGTTTTGTTGTTAACCGTATATTAGTGCCTATGATTAATGAAGCTATAGATTTATATTCTATGGGAGTTGCATCTGTTGAGGGTATAGATAATGCTATGAAACTTGGAGCTAATCATCCTATGGGTCCTTTGGCTTTAGGCGATTTGATTGGTCTTGATATTGTACTTGCTATTATGGAAGTGCTTCAAAGAGAAACAGGGGATCCTAAATATAGACCTAGTGCTTTACTTAAAAAAATGGTTCGCGGTGGCTTGCTTGGACAAAAAACTGGTAAAGGTTTCTATGAATATTCTAAATAA
- a CDS encoding group III truncated hemoglobin, producing the protein MKYKEINDESIEKLMDIFYAKIRVHKELGPIFNEHVGIDDDSWERHKEKIAKFWKTMLLNQRLYMGNPVQPHINLMPFDMKLFDTWLDLFKECLDNVFEEEASNHYYEVACNIAKNFKAVLFNQ; encoded by the coding sequence ATGAAATACAAAGAAATTAATGATGAAAGTATAGAGAAATTAATGGATATTTTTTATGCTAAAATTAGAGTGCATAAAGAATTGGGACCTATATTTAATGAACATGTTGGAATTGATGATGACTCTTGGGAGAGACATAAAGAAAAGATTGCTAAGTTTTGGAAGACTATGCTTTTAAATCAAAGGCTTTATATGGGAAACCCTGTTCAGCCGCATATTAATCTTATGCCTTTTGATATGAAGTTGTTTGACACTTGGCTTGATTTATTTAAGGAGTGTCTTGATAATGTATTTGAAGAAGAGGCTTCTAATCATTATTATGAAGTAGCATGCAATATTGCTAAAAACTTTAAGGCTGTATTATTTAATCAGTAA
- a CDS encoding MarR family winged helix-turn-helix transcriptional regulator, which produces MIINNIGYDICYTARKIYQYIGKQIINFDITPEQLIVLKELAKEEGISQKELSIKLDKDQNTVKAMIDKLEIKSFIRRKENKLDKRAFSLFLTEKAKKELPIIENYENQVLNTIVKELNPNDAETIKNTLKKIRSNISEI; this is translated from the coding sequence ATTATCATTAATAACATAGGCTATGATATATGCTATACCGCAAGAAAAATATATCAGTATATAGGAAAACAAATAATTAATTTCGATATCACACCAGAACAATTAATCGTATTAAAAGAACTTGCAAAAGAAGAAGGTATATCTCAAAAAGAATTATCTATAAAACTTGATAAAGATCAAAATACTGTAAAAGCTATGATAGATAAATTAGAAATTAAATCATTTATAAGAAGAAAAGAAAATAAACTCGATAAAAGAGCTTTTTCATTATTTCTCACAGAAAAGGCGAAAAAAGAATTACCAATTATAGAAAATTATGAAAATCAAGTTTTAAATACAATAGTAAAAGAACTCAATCCAAATGATGCTGAAACAATAAAAAATACATTAAAGAAAATTAGAAGCAATATATCAGAAATATAA
- a CDS encoding MBL fold metallo-hydrolase, with product MINLLQKTFFIFLVSVFSVFAAEKTPMDYLNDNTPLKPTKVFDNVYCIGTVSVVAWVIDTSDGLILIDAMWDDRDAKLIEEGIKGFGLDPKDLKYIIISHGHGDHYGGANYLRNKYGAKVLLTKTDTDLMYNLNTGANSPRSPKTKVDIYSKDKDVIKLGDTSITILETPGHTAGCSSFIFPVKYKGKEYTAVLWGGTGLPKEKELVVKYKESAEYFKKEALARNALVSLTAHLFADNGYANLEKVANLKAGEANPFIMTKPQMEKYLNSLIERAK from the coding sequence TTGATTAATTTATTACAAAAAACTTTTTTCATTTTTTTAGTATCAGTTTTTTCAGTATTTGCTGCTGAAAAAACACCTATGGATTATCTAAACGACAACACTCCCCTAAAACCTACTAAAGTATTCGATAACGTATACTGCATAGGAACCGTAAGTGTTGTTGCTTGGGTAATTGATACTTCTGACGGGCTTATTTTAATAGACGCTATGTGGGACGACAGAGATGCCAAACTCATAGAAGAAGGCATTAAAGGTTTTGGATTAGACCCTAAAGACTTAAAATACATAATAATAAGTCATGGTCATGGCGATCATTATGGCGGAGCTAATTATTTAAGAAACAAATATGGTGCTAAAGTGCTATTAACAAAAACTGATACCGACTTAATGTACAATTTAAATACTGGAGCAAACTCTCCGCGCTCTCCAAAAACAAAAGTTGATATATACTCAAAAGATAAAGATGTAATAAAACTTGGAGATACAAGCATAACAATATTAGAAACTCCGGGCCACACTGCAGGATGCAGCTCTTTTATATTCCCTGTAAAATATAAAGGAAAAGAATATACTGCTGTACTTTGGGGCGGAACAGGACTTCCAAAAGAAAAAGAATTAGTAGTAAAATACAAGGAGTCTGCAGAGTATTTCAAAAAAGAAGCTCTTGCAAGAAATGCATTAGTATCATTAACAGCACATCTATTTGCAGATAATGGATACGCTAATTTAGAAAAAGTTGCTAATCTAAAAGCAGGAGAAGCAAATCCATTTATTATGACAAAACCACAAATGGAAAAATATTTGAACTCTCTAATAGAAAGGGCTAAATAA
- a CDS encoding ankyrin repeat domain-containing protein, translating to MLKRLVFIILSLNILYLNNLYSQDYNEEEQNPPIDIPIIKAIAEDDINTLKNIINSGEDLEIRDEQGNTPLIWASLYGNADIVRELIKANVDVNNTNNFGNTALMGAVLEGHYSVIKLLIDNKANINITNNDGWSALMWSSIRGNIDIFNLLIEYGADINVADRNGNTPLMIASDSAYIDVVDRLIKLKVDVNRANNLGDNALLMASISGNVDIVRKLIEAGADVHFRGSNGVNAIIYSSRFGRLEIVKELIKNKSDINSSSSDGTTPLIAASIDGYTDIVKELLRNKADVNKANNSGYNALIIASIENHIDIVKELIVYKANINAVTEEGYTALIGAAAAGNLDIVKVLIDAGADINYKSKAGDTASSIAKRKGHLDIFEFLNGISKK from the coding sequence ATGTTAAAGAGATTAGTATTTATAATTTTATCTTTAAATATTTTGTATTTAAATAATTTGTATTCTCAAGATTATAATGAAGAAGAGCAAAATCCTCCTATAGATATTCCTATAATTAAGGCTATTGCTGAAGATGATATTAATACTTTAAAAAATATTATAAATAGCGGTGAAGATTTGGAGATTAGGGATGAGCAGGGTAATACTCCTTTAATATGGGCTTCACTTTACGGAAATGCTGATATAGTAAGAGAGCTTATTAAGGCTAATGTAGATGTTAATAATACTAATAATTTTGGAAATACTGCTTTGATGGGTGCCGTACTTGAGGGGCATTATTCTGTAATTAAACTTTTAATTGATAACAAAGCAAACATTAATATAACAAATAATGACGGCTGGTCTGCTTTGATGTGGTCTTCTATAAGGGGGAATATTGATATTTTTAATTTGCTTATAGAATATGGGGCTGATATTAATGTTGCTGATAGAAATGGTAATACTCCTTTGATGATAGCTTCAGATTCTGCTTATATAGATGTTGTTGATAGGCTTATAAAGTTAAAAGTTGATGTTAATAGGGCAAACAATTTAGGAGATAATGCTTTGCTTATGGCTTCTATATCTGGAAATGTTGATATTGTGAGAAAGTTAATTGAAGCAGGGGCTGATGTTCATTTTAGAGGTTCTAATGGGGTGAATGCTATAATTTATTCTTCTAGGTTTGGAAGATTAGAGATAGTAAAAGAGCTTATAAAAAATAAAAGTGATATAAATAGCTCTTCTTCTGACGGTACTACTCCTTTAATTGCTGCTTCTATAGACGGCTACACTGACATAGTAAAAGAATTGTTAAGAAATAAGGCTGATGTTAATAAAGCTAACAACTCTGGATATAATGCTTTAATTATAGCTTCTATAGAAAATCATATTGATATAGTAAAAGAGCTTATAGTATATAAAGCTAATATTAATGCTGTTACAGAAGAGGGTTATACTGCTTTGATAGGTGCTGCTGCTGCGGGTAATTTGGATATTGTAAAGGTATTAATTGATGCTGGTGCTGATATTAATTACAAATCAAAGGCAGGGGACACTGCTTCAAGCATTGCCAAGAGAAAGGGTCATTTAGATATATTTGAATTTTTAAATGGCATTTCTAAAAAATAA
- a CDS encoding outer membrane beta-barrel protein, whose product MRKLFLLIFSLFLIQSYSIFAADLGIGIVVPLGASISQSSITHKAGVDTKNGALSTSAGFEWGVGITPGFYKDFEDYLGFSFALDLAYHRDVFAYKESVATGSTYSTVNTSYNFDTISVGILPKLNIARFFIGLGAGIKIPLALNETTKTYNEQTQQLVDANNKYNFNDTKNKFDMFVIPYIKLTVDYLFFFNKEAAFGLGIYAGYDFGPSFKADDRFSKKSLGAFDIGAQISLYFVDN is encoded by the coding sequence ATGAGAAAGCTATTTCTATTAATTTTTTCATTATTTTTAATTCAGTCATATAGTATTTTTGCTGCAGATTTAGGAATTGGTATAGTAGTTCCTCTTGGGGCTTCTATATCACAAAGTTCTATAACTCACAAGGCTGGGGTAGATACTAAAAATGGTGCTTTAAGTACATCTGCTGGTTTTGAATGGGGGGTTGGTATTACTCCCGGTTTTTATAAAGATTTTGAGGATTATTTGGGCTTTTCTTTCGCATTAGATTTGGCTTATCATAGAGATGTTTTTGCATATAAAGAAAGTGTGGCTACTGGAAGTACTTATTCTACTGTTAATACTTCTTATAATTTTGACACTATATCTGTTGGTATTCTTCCAAAGCTTAATATAGCAAGATTTTTTATAGGACTTGGAGCTGGAATTAAAATTCCTCTTGCTTTAAATGAAACTACTAAAACATACAACGAACAAACTCAGCAATTAGTAGATGCTAATAATAAATATAATTTTAATGATACAAAAAATAAATTTGATATGTTTGTAATACCTTATATAAAACTAACAGTCGATTATTTATTTTTCTTTAATAAAGAAGCTGCATTCGGACTTGGAATATATGCAGGATACGATTTTGGTCCTTCATTTAAAGCAGATGATAGATTTAGCAAAAAGTCTTTGGGTGCTTTTGATATAGGAGCACAAATAAGCCTTTATTTTGTAGATAATTAA
- a CDS encoding tetratricopeptide repeat protein yields the protein MKNYNINNLIYFVNSSFKNNSYNLTLKLLEELIKLDKTSYKAYCLLGYIIFIKSENNIEKLKQAIKYFDISIKIQKYYPLSYYYRIKSKKKLIKINGEEVPTIKEEIKSDIAQLKKLANNYLIKNLIKNFLKNPLCCQNKKKLILKNIEEIKAYMIKFNNQKVKYDYFDIIENYNYFIETNNNMEYDLYNLRGFIKFNLNIYDEALEDFNISISKYPYGYYNRAKLKYKLKKYDEALKDFKEAKKIFMRESSSSVVDRIKCDHYIAWCNYELNNRDIVFDDIEVDYKDDSLAYYNIAKLKLQFKKYDEAYKYFSKIDENCKNYKKVKHYIPVCKYKINNNYDDIDFLENILKLISIYKEENDFGSVNDICYKILEHIERFDKKSFNYHYYKALALYHIYEIGSYNKKLKKQLVDSLKSVLIMIKDKKREYYIIKKIFTDLQIYGI from the coding sequence ATGAAAAATTATAATATAAATAATTTAATATATTTTGTTAATAGTTCTTTCAAAAATAATTCATATAATTTAACACTAAAATTATTAGAAGAATTAATTAAGTTAGATAAAACTTCTTATAAAGCATATTGTCTTTTAGGATATATTATTTTTATAAAGTCAGAAAATAATATAGAAAAATTAAAACAAGCTATTAAGTATTTTGATATATCTATAAAGATTCAAAAATATTATCCATTATCATACTATTATAGAATTAAGTCAAAAAAGAAACTAATTAAAATTAATGGCGAAGAAGTTCCTACAATTAAAGAAGAGATAAAATCAGATATCGCTCAATTAAAAAAACTTGCAAATAATTATTTAATAAAAAATTTAATAAAAAATTTCTTAAAAAATCCATTATGCTGTCAAAATAAGAAGAAATTAATTTTAAAAAATATTGAAGAGATAAAAGCCTATATGATAAAATTTAATAATCAAAAAGTAAAATATGATTATTTTGATATTATAGAAAATTATAATTATTTTATAGAAACAAACAACAATATGGAATATGATTTATATAATTTGAGAGGTTTTATTAAATTCAATTTAAATATATATGATGAAGCTTTAGAAGATTTCAATATTTCAATAAGTAAATATCCGTATGGCTATTATAATAGGGCAAAGCTAAAATATAAATTAAAAAAATATGATGAAGCTTTAAAGGATTTTAAAGAAGCTAAAAAAATATTTATGAGAGAATCTTCTTCAAGTGTTGTAGATAGAATAAAATGCGATCATTATATTGCTTGGTGTAATTATGAATTAAATAATAGAGATATTGTTTTTGATGATATTGAAGTTGATTATAAAGATGATTCTTTAGCTTATTATAACATAGCAAAATTAAAACTTCAGTTTAAGAAATATGATGAGGCTTATAAATATTTTTCTAAAATAGATGAAAATTGCAAAAATTACAAAAAAGTAAAACATTATATTCCAGTGTGTAAATATAAAATTAATAATAATTATGATGATATAGACTTTTTAGAAAATATTTTAAAATTAATCTCTATTTATAAAGAAGAGAACGATTTTGGGAGCGTGAATGATATTTGCTATAAAATTTTAGAGCATATTGAAAGGTTTGATAAGAAGTCTTTTAATTATCATTATTATAAAGCTTTGGCATTATACCATATTTATGAGATTGGTAGTTATAATAAAAAATTAAAAAAGCAATTAGTAGATAGTTTAAAAAGTGTACTTATCATGATAAAAGATAAAAAAAGAGAATATTATATAATAAAAAAAATATTTACGGATTTACAAATATATGGCATCTAA